From the genome of Spinacia oleracea cultivar Varoflay chromosome 2, BTI_SOV_V1, whole genome shotgun sequence, one region includes:
- the LOC110787136 gene encoding uncharacterized protein codes for MFLEGNVLPKSTYYANKFMCPFGLAYEKIDACPNDCILYRKEFADLDKCPRCGKSRYKLPDGVMPGEGKKGPSAKLLCYLPIIPRFRRLFSIKKEAKNLRWHADKRKKDWLLRHPVDSPQWKDINEEFPEFGKEDRNLRLALSTDGMNPFGSLSSQHNTWPVLLVIYNLPPWLCMKSKNIMSSLLIQGPKQPGNDIDVYLAPLIDDLKKMWDEGYKVKGKKPCPVCEDDMESTWLPNSRKHVFRRPSSGREVYNRVKGIEIVFGKSGENKEDGIWKKESAFWKLEYWKHLSVRHCLDVMHIEKNVCEAILCTLLNMDKKYKDGIKVRRDMQHFKIRPYLWPKLKKKARKGKVPKGYSSNIRKLVCMTELKLHAMKSHDCHVMMQVFLPIAIRGILPKHVRNAITRLCSFFNTICNKVLDPEELDKLQANVVVTLCQFEMYFPPSFFDIMAHLVIHLVREINLYGPVFIRWAYPFERHMGCMQRKVRNPARPEASMIQGTVSAENGAFIAEYMSRAEPIGLPKSRHEGRLEGKGTIGAKEISVPLEKQMQANLFVLHQLTEVSPYLEKHMQELRARNPTKAERSLVLEHNHTFTDWFRDKVIDELDVKGHRISNAIKSLAYGPQDTLHSYEGYDINGYTFHTLRQDKKSRSMQNSGVTMVASSRDYASAKDKNHVDATHPYYGVIQEIWELDYIGKIKIPLFQCKWAENS; via the exons ATGTTTCTCGAAGGGAATGTGTTGCCTAAGTCGACTTATTATGCCAACAAGTTTATGTGTCCTTTTGGATTAGCATATGAGAAAATAGATGCTTGTCCAAATGATTGTATTTTGTATCGAAAAGAGTTTGCTGATTTAGATAAATGTCCTCGGTGTGGTAAGTCTCGTTACAAGCTCCCAGATGGAGTTATGCCCGGGGAAGGCAAGAAAGGTCCCTCTGCTAAACTGCTTTGTTACCTCCCAATAATACCAAGGTTTAGACGACTGTTTTCAATAAAGAAGGAGGCAAAGAATTTGAGGTGGCATGCAGATAAAAGGAAGAAAGATTGGTTGCTTAGACATCCGGTAGATTCTCCTCAATGGAAAGATATTAATGAAGAATTTCCAGAATTCGGCAAAGAAGATAGGAATCTTAGGCTTGCGCTTTCTACAGAcggaatgaacccatttggtAGTCTAAGCAGTCAACACAACACATGGCCTGTTTTGTTAGTAATTTAtaatttgcctccttggttgTGCATGAAGTCAAAGAATATTATGTCATCCCTACTTATACAAGGGCCGAAACAACCAGGAAACGATATTGATGTATACCTTGCTCCGCTCATTGATGATTTGAAAAAAATGTGGGATGAAG GGTATAAGGTAAAGGGAAAAAAGCCATGCCCAGTTTGTGAAGATGATATGGAATCAACCTGGTTGCCAAATTCTAGAAAACATGT ATTTCGTAGACCATCATCTGGAAGAGAGGTTTACAACCGTGTTAAAGGCATAGAGATAGTTTTTGGAAAGTCTGGGGAAAATAAAGAAGATGGAATTTGGAAGAAGGAGTCTGCCTTTTGGAAACTGGAATATTGGAAGCATCTATCAGTTAGAcattgtctcgatgtaatgcacatAGAAAAAAATGTGTGTGAGGCCATTTTGTGTACTTTGTTGAACATGGATAAGAAATATAAGGATGGCATTAAGGTGCGGAGAGACATGCAACACTTCAAGATTCGACCTTATTTGTGGCCAAAGCTTAAGAAAAAGGCCAGAAAGGGGAAAG TTCCTAAGGGTTACTCATCGAACATAAGAAAGCTTGTGTGTATGACCGAATTGAAATTACATGCGATGAAGTCCCATGATTGTCATGTCATGATGCAAGTATTCTTGCCCATTGCAATTCGTGGGATTTTGCCTAAGCATGTAAGAAATGCCATCACGAGACTTTGTTCGTTTTTCAATACAATATGCAATAAGGTACTTGATCCGGAGGAATTAGACAAACTACAAGCTAATGTAGTTGTAACACTGTGCCAGTTTGAGATGTATTTTCCGCCTTCGTTTTTCGACATAATGGCTCATTTAGTTATCCATCTTGTTCGAGAAATCAATCTTTATGGTCCAGTGTTCATAAGATGGGCTTATCCTTTTGAAAGGCATATGGGGTGCATGCAGAGAAAGGTGAGGAATCCCGCACGACCTGAAGCTAGTATGATTCAAGGAACTGTGTCGGCGGAGAATGGTGCGTTTATTGCTGAATATATGTCTAGAGCTGAACCAATCGGACTTCCTAAATCCCGACATGAGGGTAGACTTGAAGGCAAAGGCACAATTGGTGCTAAAGAGATCAGTGTTCCATTAGAGAAACAGATGCAAGCCAACTTATTTGTGCTACACCAACTCACAGAGGTTAGTCCGTACTTGGAAAAGCATATGCAGGAGTTAAGAGCTCGAAATCCGACTAAAGCAGAACGTTCTTTGGTGTTGGAACATAATCACACTTTTACTGATTGGTTTCGTGATAAAGTCATTGATGAGTTAGATGTTAAAGGCCACAGAATCTCCAATGCGATAAAATCTCTAGCATATGGTCCACAAGATACTTTGCACTCATATGAAGGATATGACATCAATGGATATACCTTCCATACTCTACGTCAAGACAAAAAGTCAAGGTCtatgcaaaatagtggtgttacaATGGTTGCATCTTCTAGAGATTATGCAAGTGCTAAAGATAAGAATCATGTTGATGCAACACATCCGTATTATGGGGTCATTCAGgaaatatgggagcttgattaTATTGGGAAAATAAAGATACCGCTTTTTCAATGCAAATGGGCAGAGAATAGTTGA